The Musa acuminata AAA Group cultivar baxijiao chromosome BXJ1-3, Cavendish_Baxijiao_AAA, whole genome shotgun sequence genome window below encodes:
- the LOC135621890 gene encoding heat shock 70 kDa protein, mitochondrial-like codes for MATSMMLRALRRGDLSPPSLSSRLRCLSGNASVPWCPSPLGHKWANLVRSFSTKPAGNDIIGIDLGTTNSCVAVMEGKNAKVIENSEGARTTPSVVAFNQKGELLVGTPAKRQAVTNPTNTLFGTKRLIGRRFDDPQTQKEMKMVPFKIVRAPNGDAWVEANGQQYSPSQIGAFVLTKMKETAESYLGKSVSKAVITVPAYFNDAQRQATKDAGRIAGLDVQRIINEPTAAALAYGLNNKEGLIAVFDLGGGTFDVSILEISNGVFEVKSTNGDTFLGGEDFDNALVEFLVDEFKRTEAIDLSKDKLALQRLREAAEKAKIELSSTSQTEINLPFITADASGAKHMNITLTRSKFETLVNHLIERTKNPCRSCLKDAGISSKDVDEVLLVGGMTRVPKVQEIVSEIFGKSPSKGVNPDEAVAMGAAIQGGILRGDVKELLLLDVTPLSLGIETLGGIFTRLINRNTTIPTKKSQVFSTAADNQTQVGVRVLQGEREMATDNKLLGEFELVGIPPAPRGMPQIEVTFDIDANGIVTVSAKDKATGKEQQITIRSSGGLSEEEIEKMVKEAELHAQKDQERKALIDIKNSADTTIYSIEKSLSEYRDKIPAEVVTEIETAVADLRKEMAGDSVDNIKAKLDAANKAVSKIGQHMTGGSGGSSSGGSQGGGQASEAEYEEVKK; via the exons CACAAAACCAGCAGGAAATGATATAATTGGAATTGATTTGGGAACAACAAATTCATGTGTCGCAGTTATGGAGGGAAAG AATGCTAAAGTCATAGAAAACTCTGAAGGAGCTCGTACCACACCATCAGTTGTAGCTTTTAATCAGAAGGGAGAACTACTTGTTGGAACTCCAGCAAAACGTCAGGCAGTTACCAATCCTACAAACACCCTTTTTGGAACCAAGCGACTGATAGGACGCCGCTTTGATGATCCTCAAACACAGAAAGAGATGAAGATGGTCCCCTTCAAGATTGTGAGGGCACCCAATGGGGATGCATGGGTTGAAGCAAATGGTCAGCAGTATTCTCCCAGCCAGATTGGTGCATTTGTTTTGACAAAGATGAAAGAAACTGCTGAATCTTATCTTGGGAAGTCAGTTTCAAAGGCTGTTATCACTGTTCCTGCATATTTTAATGATGCCCAACGTCAGGCTACAAAGGATGCAGGGAGGATTGCTGGTCTTGATGTACAAAGAATTATCAATGAACCAACTGCTGCTGCGCTTGCCTATGGGTTGAACAACAAGGAGGGCCTCATTGCAGTTTTTGATCTTGGAGGTGGAACATTTGATGTTTCAATCTTGGAAATATCAAATGGTGTATTTGAG GTTAAATCGACAAATGGCGACACCTTCTTGGGTGGAGAAGATTTTGACAATGCATTGGTAGAATTCTTGGTTGATGAATTTAAGAGAACTGAGGCAATAGACCTTTCAAAGGATAAGCTGGCTCTACAGAGGCTCCGGGAAGCGGCTGAGAAGGCTAAGATTGAACTCTCATCGACATCCCAGACTGAGATCAATCTTCCATTCATAACAGCTGATGCTTCCGGAGCAAAGCATATGAACATAACACTCACAAGATCAAAGTTTGAGACTTTGGTGAATCATTTAATAGAAAGAACCAAAAATCCCTGTAGAAGCTGTTTGAAGGATGCTGGCATAAGCAGCAAGGATGTTGATGAGGTTCTTCTTGTTGGTGGAATGACTAGGGTTCCGAAAGTCCAGGAAATAGTTTCAGAAATCTTTGGAAAGAGCCCTAGCAAGGGAGTGAATCCAGATGAAGCTGTTGCAATGGGAGCTGCCATTCAGGGTGGTATACTTCGTGGAGATGTTAAAGAGCTCCTTTTGTTAGACGTAACTCCCTTGTCACTAGGTATTGAGACCCTTGGTGGTATTTTTACGAGACTGATCAACAGGAATACAACCATTCCCACGAAGAAGAGTCAG GTATTCTCCACTGCAGCTGATAACCAGACCCAGGTTGGTGTTCGTGTGCTGCAAGGTGAGCGTGAAATGGCTACCGACAACAAGCTCCTAGGCGAGTTTGAGCTTGTTGGCATCCCACCAGCTCCAAGAGGCATGCCGCAGATTGAGGTTACCTTTGATATTGATGCCAACGGAATTGTGACAGTCTCAGCTAAAGACAAGGCTACTGGAAAAGAACAGCAGATCACTATTCGCTCATCTGGTGGCCTCTCCGAGGAAGAGATTGAGAAGATGGTCAAGGAGGCTGAGCTGCATGCTCAAAAGGACCAGGAGAGGAAAGCCCTGATCGATATCAAGAACAGTGCTGACACGACAATCTACAGTATCGAGAAGAGCTTAAGCGAGTATAGGGATAAGATTCCGGCTGAGGTGGTCACCGAGATCGAGACTGCAGTAGCTGATCTTCGCAAAGAGATGGCCGGAGACAGTGTTGATAATATCAAGGCCAAGCTTGACGCAGCAAACAAAGCAGTGTCAAAGATCGGGCAACACATGACAGGAGGCTCAGGTGGGTCATCCTCTGGTGGCTCTCAAGGTGGTGGTCAGGCTTCCGAAGCAGAATATGAAGAGGTCAAGAAGTAG